Proteins from one Clostridium cellulovorans 743B genomic window:
- the groES gene encoding co-chaperone GroES, which translates to MKLRPLGDRVVIKRVEAEETTKGGIILTASAKEKPQMAEVIAAGPGGVIDGHEVKMELKVGDKVLFSKYSGNEIKFEGEEFIILSQREILAVVEK; encoded by the coding sequence ATGAAACTTAGACCATTAGGCGACAGAGTAGTAATCAAGAGAGTTGAAGCAGAAGAAACTACAAAAGGCGGAATTATACTAACGGCTTCAGCGAAGGAAAAACCTCAGATGGCTGAAGTTATAGCAGCTGGTCCAGGAGGCGTAATTGACGGACACGAAGTTAAAATGGAATTAAAAGTGGGAGACAAAGTATTGTTCTCAAAATACTCTGGAAATGAAATAAAGTTTGAAGGTGAAGAATTCATTATTCTATCACAAAGAGAGATATTAGCAGTAGTTGAAAAATAA
- the groL gene encoding chaperonin GroEL (60 kDa chaperone family; promotes refolding of misfolded polypeptides especially under stressful conditions; forms two stacked rings of heptamers to form a barrel-shaped 14mer; ends can be capped by GroES; misfolded proteins enter the barrel where they are refolded when GroES binds), translating to MAKQILLGEEARRAMQRGVDILADTVKVTLGPKGRNVVLDKKFGSPLITNDGVSIAREIELEDPYENMGAQLVKEVATKTNDVAGDGTTTATLLAQAIIREGLKNVTAGANPMLIRQGIRKAVNATVEELQKISKPINGKEDITRVASISAADEEVGQLIADAMDKVGNEGVITIEESKSMGTELDVVEGMQFDRGYLSPYMVTDSEKMEALLENPYILITDKKIGSIQEILPILEQIVQQGKKLLIVAEDIESEALATLVVNKLRGTFTCVGVKAPGFGDRRKEMLQDIAILTGGQVISEELGIELKDAEISMLGSAESVKITKEYTTIVNGKGTKANIDERIHQIKAQIEETTSDFDREKLQERLAKLSGGVAVIKVGAATETELKERKLRIEDALAATKAAVEEGIVPGGGTAYINAMKVVETLKDENNEVQLGINIIRRSLEEPVRQIAANAGLEGSVIIENIKNKETGFGYDALREQYVDMIKSGIVDPTKVTRSALQNAASVASSFLTTEGIVADIPEKTPAPPMGGMGMDGMY from the coding sequence ATGGCAAAGCAAATTTTATTAGGCGAAGAAGCTAGAAGAGCTATGCAAAGAGGGGTAGATATCTTAGCTGATACGGTTAAGGTTACACTTGGACCAAAAGGAAGAAATGTAGTATTAGATAAAAAATTTGGATCACCATTAATAACTAATGATGGAGTTTCAATAGCAAGAGAAATAGAGTTAGAAGATCCATATGAAAATATGGGAGCTCAACTAGTAAAGGAAGTTGCTACAAAGACTAATGATGTAGCAGGAGATGGTACAACTACAGCAACGCTTTTAGCTCAAGCTATAATCAGAGAAGGGCTTAAAAACGTAACAGCAGGGGCAAATCCTATGTTAATAAGACAAGGAATCAGAAAAGCTGTTAATGCTACTGTAGAAGAACTTCAAAAGATTTCTAAACCAATAAACGGAAAAGAAGATATCACTAGAGTTGCGTCTATATCTGCAGCTGATGAAGAAGTCGGACAATTAATTGCTGACGCTATGGATAAAGTAGGTAACGAAGGTGTTATAACTATAGAAGAATCAAAATCTATGGGAACTGAATTAGATGTAGTTGAAGGAATGCAATTTGATAGAGGCTATTTAAGTCCATATATGGTTACAGATTCAGAGAAAATGGAAGCATTACTTGAGAATCCATATATTTTAATTACAGACAAGAAAATAGGAAGTATTCAAGAAATTCTTCCTATACTAGAACAAATTGTTCAACAAGGAAAGAAACTTCTTATCGTTGCTGAAGATATTGAAAGTGAAGCTTTAGCTACTCTAGTTGTTAATAAACTAAGAGGAACTTTCACTTGTGTTGGAGTAAAAGCTCCAGGCTTTGGTGATAGAAGAAAAGAGATGCTTCAAGATATAGCTATCTTAACCGGTGGTCAAGTAATATCTGAAGAATTAGGCATAGAATTAAAAGATGCTGAAATTTCAATGCTTGGTAGTGCAGAAAGTGTTAAAATCACTAAAGAATACACTACAATAGTTAATGGAAAAGGTACAAAAGCAAACATAGATGAAAGAATTCACCAAATAAAAGCTCAAATCGAAGAGACTACTTCAGATTTTGATAGAGAAAAACTTCAAGAAAGATTAGCTAAATTATCTGGTGGTGTAGCTGTAATTAAGGTTGGAGCTGCAACAGAAACTGAACTTAAGGAAAGAAAGCTAAGAATAGAAGATGCTCTTGCAGCTACAAAAGCAGCTGTAGAAGAAGGTATAGTACCTGGTGGTGGTACAGCTTATATAAATGCAATGAAGGTTGTTGAAACTTTAAAAGATGAAAACAATGAAGTTCAACTTGGTATAAATATAATAAGAAGATCTTTAGAAGAACCAGTAAGACAAATTGCTGCAAATGCAGGTCTTGAAGGTTCAGTAATTATAGAAAACATTAAGAATAAAGAAACTGGATTTGGTTATGATGCATTGCGTGAACAATATGTAGATATGATCAAGAGTGGAATTGTAGATCCAACTAAGGTTACAAGATCAGCTCTTCAAAATGCAGCATCTGTAGCATCATCTTTCTTAACAACAGAAGGTATAGTAGCGGATATTCCAGAAAAAACTCCAGCACCTCCAATGGGTGGAATGGGAATGGATGGAATGTACTAA
- a CDS encoding TIGR01906 family membrane protein yields MTNKILDTIMTISLTIVIIILSSLAILNTKYIYYYDIVQYDIVNSTTLSIDEIKENYNYTINFINNNSIKEFDPPSLDSSPSGSQHFADVRNVFNYCKYTTAILIAVTITLAVMRRPRKLNFLKYSAYSIIGFSILLVTTFILSFDKIFVVFHKLAFNNDNWILDPVTDPIIEILPQEFFMDCAIGILALSLTFSLITLTILRLTKNKS; encoded by the coding sequence ATGACAAATAAAATATTAGATACAATAATGACTATATCCCTAACCATAGTAATAATAATCTTATCCTCTTTAGCTATACTAAATACAAAATATATTTATTACTATGATATTGTACAATATGATATTGTAAACTCAACAACGCTTTCGATAGATGAAATTAAAGAAAATTATAATTACACCATAAATTTTATAAATAACAATAGTATAAAGGAATTCGATCCCCCTTCCTTAGATTCATCACCATCAGGAAGTCAACACTTTGCCGATGTGCGAAATGTATTTAACTATTGTAAATACACTACAGCTATTTTGATAGCTGTAACTATCACCTTGGCTGTTATGAGGCGACCAAGAAAGCTTAATTTTCTTAAGTATTCTGCTTATAGTATTATAGGCTTTAGTATACTTTTAGTAACTACCTTTATACTGTCTTTTGATAAAATTTTTGTGGTTTTTCACAAATTAGCTTTTAATAATGATAATTGGATATTAGATCCCGTAACTGACCCCATAATTGAAATCCTTCCACAGGAATTTTTTATGGATTGTGCCATTGGTATTTTAGCATTATCCTTAACTTTCTCATTGATAACACTAACAATTCTTAGATTAACGAAAAACAAAAGCTAG
- a CDS encoding ElyC/SanA/YdcF family protein: MKEIKMKFIDDISDFIFLEDKIERSDIIFIPGGSHPELGEYAAELWKQGLSSLIMPSGGVSIKSGKFAGVKSKKDLYNKDYKSDCEFLVDVLITNGVAENSILWEDKSSWTKENATFSRKVADDSKLEIKKAILCCKSFHARRVLMCYQLAFPEVKFYIQPIPYYEGEILISKNSWYKTEVGINRVLGELQRCGNQFNEDIIKLKEE, from the coding sequence ATGAAGGAAATTAAAATGAAATTTATAGATGATATTTCTGATTTTATATTTTTAGAAGACAAAATAGAGAGATCAGATATTATTTTTATTCCAGGAGGGTCTCATCCTGAACTAGGTGAATATGCCGCTGAATTATGGAAACAAGGGTTATCGTCTCTTATAATGCCTTCAGGTGGCGTAAGTATCAAAAGTGGAAAGTTTGCTGGAGTAAAATCTAAGAAAGATTTGTATAATAAGGATTACAAAAGTGATTGTGAATTTCTGGTGGATGTACTGATTACAAATGGCGTTGCAGAAAACTCAATTTTATGGGAAGACAAATCTTCTTGGACAAAGGAAAACGCAACTTTTTCAAGAAAGGTAGCTGATGATAGCAAGTTGGAAATTAAAAAAGCTATTCTCTGTTGTAAATCATTCCATGCTAGAAGAGTGCTTATGTGTTATCAGTTGGCATTTCCAGAAGTGAAGTTCTATATTCAGCCTATTCCCTATTATGAAGGTGAAATTCTTATATCAAAAAATAGTTGGTATAAAACTGAAGTTGGTATTAATAGGGTATTAGGAGAATTACAAAGATGTGGAAATCAATTTAATGAAGATATCATAAAGTTAAAGGAAGAGTAA